One Massilia sp. 9096 genomic window carries:
- a CDS encoding PHB depolymerase family esterase, whose protein sequence is MAGSPAHASTITERTLPRPEGMRHYMVVEPDRLARSNRPLVILLHGHGTNGAMMVGMDSFAGYRSLDWVRLAERERVLLIAPDGMKAGDGRTSWNDCRGDAPTNPTGDDVGFISDLINVAVNELGADPERVYVFGSSNGGGMAYRLGIELAPRLAAIGVQSALMPAQSHCRAPSRPMSVFVMHGTADRIVPYEGGKLGNWLLRGRGSGIGVDESVALWRRVDGLTELAGRYRIPHLQSSDPTFATRYIWGQDPARVQIELMRIEGGGHAPSSKADDLPWILRKLAGNMNHDVDAAEEAWIFFRDKRASNRQ, encoded by the coding sequence ATGGCGGGATCGCCCGCGCACGCCTCGACCATCACCGAACGTACCCTGCCACGTCCTGAAGGGATGCGCCATTACATGGTGGTCGAGCCGGACCGCCTGGCGCGCAGCAACCGGCCGCTGGTGATCCTGCTGCACGGCCACGGCACCAACGGCGCCATGATGGTCGGCATGGATTCCTTCGCCGGCTACCGATCGCTCGACTGGGTGCGCCTGGCCGAGCGCGAGCGCGTGCTCCTGATCGCGCCGGACGGCATGAAGGCCGGCGACGGCCGTACATCCTGGAACGATTGCCGCGGCGACGCCCCGACCAACCCGACCGGCGACGACGTCGGCTTCATCTCCGATCTGATCAACGTCGCCGTCAACGAGCTGGGGGCCGATCCCGAACGGGTGTACGTGTTCGGCAGCTCGAACGGCGGCGGCATGGCCTACCGGCTCGGCATCGAACTTGCGCCGCGCCTGGCCGCGATCGGGGTGCAGAGCGCGCTGATGCCGGCCCAGAGCCATTGCCGTGCGCCGTCGCGCCCGATGTCGGTGTTCGTCATGCACGGCACCGCCGACCGCATCGTGCCCTACGAAGGCGGCAAGCTCGGCAACTGGCTGCTGCGCGGACGCGGCAGCGGCATCGGCGTGGACGAATCGGTGGCGCTGTGGCGCCGCGTGGACGGCTTGACCGAGCTGGCCGGCCGCTACCGCATCCCGCACCTGCAGTCGTCGGATCCGACCTTCGCCACGCGCTACATCTGGGGCCAGGACCCGGCGCGCGTGCAGATCGAACTGATGCGCATCGAAGGCGGCGGCCACGCGCCCTCGTCCAAGGCCGACGACCTGCCCTGGATCCTGCGCAAGCTCGCCGGCAACATGAACCATGACGTCGACGCCGCCGAGGAAGCCTGGATCTTCTTCCGCGACAAGCGCGCCTCGAACCGCCAGTAA
- a CDS encoding serine/threonine protein kinase: MDHPHDTHPYSRLDPQMVLEAVDSVGLRGDGRLLALNSYENRVYRVGREEGQPVVVKFYRPGRWSDAAILEEHAFLQELEQQEVPVVPARVLDGRTLHEFGGFRFTVFPSRGGRAPELSDPSVLEWIGRFIGRIHAVGAVKPFAERPALNLDTFGREPRAWLIGHGFIPHELLTAYTSVLDQALDGVARCFERAGTLPLLRLHGDCHAGNVLWTGDGPHFVDFDDSRMGPAVQDLWMLLSGERQEMVSQLGDVLAGYEDFCEFDPRQLYLVEALRTLRLIHYSAWLAMRWHDPAFPAAFPWFNTQRYWQDRILELREQVALMDEPPLWPV, from the coding sequence ATGGATCATCCTCACGACACTCATCCGTATTCCCGGCTCGACCCGCAGATGGTGCTGGAAGCCGTCGACAGCGTCGGCCTGCGCGGCGACGGCCGCCTGCTGGCCCTGAACAGCTACGAAAACCGCGTCTACCGCGTCGGCCGCGAGGAAGGCCAGCCGGTGGTGGTCAAGTTCTACCGCCCGGGGCGCTGGAGCGATGCCGCCATCCTCGAAGAACACGCGTTCTTGCAGGAGCTCGAGCAGCAGGAGGTGCCGGTGGTGCCCGCGCGCGTGCTCGACGGCCGCACGCTGCACGAGTTCGGCGGCTTCCGTTTCACCGTCTTCCCCAGCCGCGGCGGACGCGCGCCCGAGCTGTCCGATCCCAGCGTGCTCGAATGGATCGGGCGCTTCATCGGCCGCATCCATGCGGTCGGCGCCGTCAAGCCCTTCGCCGAGCGCCCGGCGCTGAACCTGGATACTTTTGGACGCGAGCCGCGCGCCTGGCTGATCGGGCACGGCTTCATCCCGCACGAACTGCTGACCGCCTACACCAGCGTGCTCGACCAGGCGCTCGACGGCGTGGCGCGCTGTTTCGAGCGCGCCGGCACGCTGCCGCTGCTGCGCCTGCACGGCGACTGCCACGCCGGCAACGTGTTGTGGACCGGCGACGGCCCGCATTTCGTGGACTTCGACGACAGCCGCATGGGACCGGCCGTGCAGGACCTGTGGATGCTGCTGTCCGGCGAGCGCCAGGAGATGGTGAGCCAGCTCGGCGACGTATTGGCCGGCTACGAAGACTTCTGCGAATTCGATCCGCGCCAGCTGTACCTGGTCGAAGCCTTGCGCACCCTGCGCCTGATCCATTATTCGGCCTGGCTGGCGATGCGCTGGCACGACCCGGCCTTCCCGGCGGCCTTTCCCTGGTTTAACACGCAGCGCTATTGGCAGGACCGCATCCTCGAGCTGCGCGAGCAGGTGGCGCTGATGGACGAGCCGCCGCTGTGGCCGGTGTAA
- a CDS encoding HPP family protein, whose protein sequence is MNKSVEWLRSFVPQPNTVPPTERLRAVAGALVGLLVTVILSGPLAAAGGTPVLVAPMGASAVLLFCVPASSLAQPWSVIGGNTISALVGITVAHAVHDPVLAAPLAGALAILVMFLLRCLHPPSGAVALTAVLGGPAVYAAGFHFAFLPVCLNSTLIVLAALVFNNLTGRRYPHPQGSNLKTSVHATRDPAPTARLGFTAEDLDAALAHYGQVLDISRDDLETILLETEQRAFGRRFGVIDCAAIMSKDAVTVTPDTPLHDAWRQLRGHRLDALPVLDALGRVAGVVSLGDFVQHAGLDAPTLGQRLRALLGHLLGTLPQRPGTVGQVMHARVTCVRADAPIADLVPLMSNRGLHHIPVVDADGRFVGVVGQSDLLGALFENSLHA, encoded by the coding sequence TTGAATAAGAGTGTGGAATGGCTGCGCAGCTTCGTGCCGCAGCCGAATACGGTGCCGCCGACCGAGCGTCTGCGTGCGGTGGCGGGCGCGCTGGTCGGCCTGCTGGTGACGGTGATCCTGAGCGGCCCGCTGGCCGCGGCCGGCGGCACGCCGGTGCTGGTGGCGCCGATGGGCGCGTCGGCGGTGTTGCTGTTTTGCGTGCCGGCCAGTTCGCTGGCCCAGCCCTGGTCGGTGATCGGCGGGAATACCATCTCGGCGCTGGTCGGCATCACGGTGGCGCATGCGGTGCACGACCCGGTACTGGCGGCGCCGCTCGCGGGCGCGCTGGCGATCCTGGTGATGTTCCTGCTGCGCTGCCTGCACCCGCCCAGCGGCGCGGTGGCGCTGACGGCGGTGCTGGGCGGTCCGGCGGTTTATGCGGCCGGCTTTCACTTCGCCTTCCTGCCGGTGTGCCTGAATTCGACCTTGATCGTGCTGGCCGCGCTGGTCTTCAACAACCTGACCGGGCGCCGCTATCCGCACCCGCAGGGTTCGAACCTGAAGACCAGCGTGCACGCGACGCGCGACCCGGCGCCGACGGCGCGCCTGGGCTTTACCGCCGAGGATCTGGACGCCGCGCTGGCGCACTACGGCCAGGTGCTCGACATCAGCCGCGACGACCTGGAAACCATCCTGCTCGAGACCGAGCAGCGCGCCTTTGGCAGGCGCTTCGGCGTGATCGATTGCGCGGCCATCATGTCGAAGGATGCGGTGACGGTGACGCCGGATACGCCGCTGCACGACGCCTGGCGCCAGCTGCGCGGCCACCGGCTCGACGCGCTGCCGGTGCTCGACGCGCTAGGCCGCGTGGCCGGCGTGGTGTCGCTCGGCGACTTCGTCCAGCATGCCGGCCTCGATGCGCCGACGCTGGGCCAGCGCCTGCGCGCCCTGCTCGGCCACCTGCTGGGCACCTTGCCGCAGCGCCCCGGGACGGTGGGGCAGGTCATGCACGCGCGCGTGACGTGCGTGCGCGCGGACGCGCCGATCGCCGACCTGGTGCCCTTGATGAGCAACCGCGGGCTGCACCACATCCCGGTGGTCGACGCCGACGGCAGGTTCGTCGGCGTGGTGGGACAGTCGGATTTGCTGGGAGCGCTGTTCGAGAACAGCCTCCATGCCTAG
- a CDS encoding ATP-binding protein translates to MVDILRMTAGGGDTETRRLLRERDWSTSPLGPPQSWPPELATAVSMVLSSTFPMFVAWGPELAFLYNDAYAVVLGNKHPAAFGERFQQIWHEIWADIVPIVDRALSNKSAYFENLPLTMERKGYPEQTYFTFSYSPLHDGQGRVMGMYCTCIETTERVQSERRAAFELSLTDALRQIRSAEEQIATACALLGEELGVERVMYGEVDDTRNTFFVPRDWNRHGPSRLVGSTFPIDAFGPEIAAAGRSGQIIAINDVRTDPRSAAAHHAYLQFMGVESSLLVPLVRNGRLLAFLGLGQARPHHWGEAEIELARGVAGRIWNTVDLARIQAALDAERDRSQLILDSIAEGFLLIAPDWTVLQINRAGERLANRRADQVLGRQHWAVWPENQDSETGRMFERVMRTREPGITQLHHVGDGGSGNWFEVRAYPTRDGGMVSVFRDISARKRVEEQLQEADRRKDEFLAMLAHELRNPLAPISAAADLLKIGRLDETRLRQSSAIIARQVRHMTSLVDDLLDVSRVTRGLVTLARAPVSARTIVEEAIEQVRPMFDARRQQLQVDLRDPEATVPGDKARLVQVLSNLLNNAAKYTPEERRIEVEARADDDRLVLAVRDQGIGMEPALTGQVFDLFTQATRSADRAQGGLGLGLALVKHLVELHGGGVACSSPGLGQGSTFVVMLPLMQPAPGQAQRELDAAPQAAGARALRLLVVDDNVDAAATLGMLLEACGHEVAVEHESPRALERARSLRPDAALLDIGLPEMDGNELARRLRLDPATSAIVLIAVTGYGQEQDRRNALEAGFDHHLVKPVDLDRLAGLLAEVQERRGV, encoded by the coding sequence ATGGTTGACATTTTGCGCATGACCGCCGGCGGCGGCGACACCGAGACCAGGCGGCTCCTGCGCGAACGCGACTGGAGCACGTCCCCGCTCGGCCCGCCCCAGTCCTGGCCGCCCGAGCTGGCCACCGCCGTATCTATGGTGCTCAGCTCGACCTTTCCGATGTTCGTCGCCTGGGGGCCGGAACTCGCCTTCCTGTACAACGACGCCTACGCCGTCGTGCTGGGCAACAAGCACCCGGCCGCCTTCGGCGAACGCTTCCAGCAGATCTGGCACGAGATCTGGGCCGACATCGTGCCGATCGTCGACCGGGCGCTGTCCAACAAGTCGGCGTATTTCGAGAACCTGCCGCTCACGATGGAGCGCAAGGGCTATCCCGAACAGACCTATTTCACGTTCTCGTATTCGCCGCTGCACGACGGCCAGGGCCGGGTAATGGGCATGTACTGCACCTGCATCGAGACGACCGAGCGCGTCCAGTCCGAGCGCCGCGCCGCCTTCGAGCTGTCGCTGACCGATGCGCTGCGCCAGATCCGTTCGGCCGAGGAGCAGATCGCCACCGCCTGCGCCTTGCTGGGCGAGGAACTGGGCGTCGAGCGCGTCATGTACGGCGAGGTCGACGACACCCGCAACACCTTCTTCGTACCGCGCGACTGGAACCGGCACGGCCCGTCCCGGCTGGTGGGCAGCACCTTCCCCATCGACGCGTTCGGCCCCGAGATCGCGGCCGCCGGCCGCTCCGGGCAGATCATCGCGATCAACGACGTCCGGACCGACCCGCGCAGCGCCGCCGCCCACCACGCTTACCTGCAGTTCATGGGCGTCGAGTCCAGCCTGCTGGTGCCGCTGGTGCGCAACGGCCGCCTGCTGGCCTTCCTGGGCCTGGGGCAGGCGCGGCCGCACCACTGGGGCGAGGCCGAGATCGAGCTCGCGCGCGGCGTGGCCGGACGCATCTGGAACACGGTCGACCTGGCGCGCATCCAGGCCGCGCTCGACGCCGAACGCGACCGCAGCCAGCTGATCCTCGATTCGATCGCCGAAGGCTTCCTGCTGATCGCGCCCGACTGGACCGTCCTGCAGATCAACCGCGCCGGCGAGCGCCTGGCAAACCGCCGCGCCGACCAGGTGCTCGGGCGCCAGCATTGGGCGGTCTGGCCGGAGAACCAGGACAGCGAAACCGGGCGCATGTTCGAGCGCGTCATGCGCACGCGCGAGCCCGGCATCACCCAGCTGCATCACGTGGGCGACGGCGGCAGCGGCAACTGGTTCGAAGTGCGCGCCTATCCGACCCGCGACGGCGGCATGGTCTCGGTGTTCCGCGACATCTCGGCGCGCAAGCGCGTCGAGGAGCAATTGCAGGAAGCCGACCGCCGCAAGGACGAATTCCTGGCGATGCTGGCGCACGAGCTGAGGAACCCGCTGGCGCCGATCAGCGCCGCCGCCGACCTGCTCAAGATCGGCCGCCTCGACGAGACACGCCTGCGCCAGAGCAGCGCCATCATCGCGCGCCAGGTGCGCCACATGACCAGCCTGGTCGACGACCTGCTCGACGTCTCGCGCGTCACGCGCGGGCTGGTGACGCTGGCGCGCGCGCCGGTGTCGGCCCGCACCATCGTCGAGGAGGCGATCGAGCAGGTGCGGCCGATGTTCGACGCCCGGCGCCAGCAGCTGCAGGTCGACCTGCGTGACCCGGAGGCCACCGTACCGGGCGACAAGGCGCGCCTGGTGCAGGTGCTGTCCAACCTGCTCAACAACGCCGCCAAGTACACGCCCGAGGAGCGCCGCATCGAGGTCGAGGCGCGCGCCGACGACGACCGCCTGGTGCTGGCGGTGCGCGACCAGGGCATCGGCATGGAGCCGGCCCTCACCGGGCAGGTGTTCGACCTGTTCACCCAGGCGACGCGCTCGGCCGATCGCGCCCAGGGCGGGCTCGGTCTCGGGCTGGCGCTGGTCAAGCACCTGGTCGAGCTGCACGGCGGGGGCGTCGCGTGTTCCAGCCCGGGACTGGGGCAGGGCAGTACATTCGTTGTGATGCTGCCGCTGATGCAGCCGGCGCCGGGCCAGGCCCAGCGCGAGCTCGATGCGGCGCCGCAGGCGGCGGGTGCGCGGGCGCTGCGCCTGCTGGTGGTGGACGACAACGTCGATGCCGCCGCGACCCTCGGCATGCTGCTCGAGGCATGCGGCCACGAGGTCGCGGTGGAGCACGAGTCGCCGCGCGCGCTCGAGCGGGCGCGCAGCCTGCGCCCGGACGCGGCGCTGCTCGACATCGGTCTGCCGGAGATGGATGGGAACGAACTGGCGCGCCGTCTGCGCCTCGACCCGGCCACGAGCGCGATCGTGCTGATCGCCGTGACCGGCTATGGCCAGGAACAGGACCGCCGCAACGCACTCGAGGCCGGCTTCGACCATCACCTGGTCAAGCCGGTCGACCTGGACCGGCTGGCGGGACTGCTGGCCGAGGTTCAGGAACGCCGCGGCGTCTGA
- a CDS encoding UPF0149 family protein, whose protein sequence is MQLEQPLSDKEFDDLDNFLLSERCPEGAMTLDTLHGYLTAIAIGPETIMPAEWLPRVWGEEGAVPKWKNPKEEQRIVNLIMRFMNEVLITFEVAPKEFEPLYVEHEHDGETLIDAEAWCWGFWEGMDLRPGSWDDIWESDAGPLMRPIYLLGADEIEESELKEVEDPRLAHKLALEIEANLPGIHRFWLPRRKAAVETVRRDEPKVGRNDDCPCGSGKKFKKCCGANEA, encoded by the coding sequence ATGCAACTCGAGCAACCCCTCTCCGACAAAGAATTCGACGACCTCGACAACTTCCTGCTGTCCGAGCGCTGCCCCGAAGGCGCGATGACGCTGGACACGCTGCACGGCTACCTCACCGCGATCGCGATCGGCCCCGAGACCATCATGCCGGCCGAGTGGCTGCCGCGCGTGTGGGGCGAGGAAGGCGCCGTCCCGAAGTGGAAGAACCCGAAGGAAGAGCAGCGCATCGTCAACCTGATCATGCGCTTCATGAACGAAGTCCTGATCACCTTCGAAGTCGCGCCCAAGGAATTCGAGCCGCTGTACGTCGAGCACGAGCACGACGGCGAGACCCTGATCGACGCCGAGGCCTGGTGCTGGGGCTTCTGGGAAGGCATGGACCTGCGCCCGGGCTCCTGGGACGACATCTGGGAATCCGATGCCGGCCCGCTGATGCGCCCGATCTACCTGCTGGGCGCCGACGAGATCGAGGAAAGCGAGCTCAAGGAAGTCGAAGACCCGCGCCTGGCGCACAAGCTGGCGCTCGAGATCGAGGCCAACCTGCCGGGCATCCACCGCTTCTGGCTGCCGCGCCGCAAGGCCGCGGTCGAGACCGTGCGCCGCGACGAGCCCAAGGTCGGCCGCAACGACGATTGCCCGTGCGGCAGCGGCAAGAAGTTCAAGAAGTGCTGCGGGGCGAACGAAGCCTGA
- a CDS encoding MBL fold metallo-hydrolase: protein MNKFQRTLLAAAVTGLAAAFAAVPAVQAAAPMVKSPAPGYFRLMVGDFEVTPINDGTVDLPVDQLLHENADTTRTILSKNFLKAPLETSDNAYLVNTGSKLVLIDTGAGALFGPTLGKFVNNLKAAGYQPEQIDEIYITHMHGDHVGGLVSNGQRVFPNALVRAGKGDADFWLSQANMDKAPADKKGFFQGAMTALNPYVQAGKFKAIEGDGALVPGISAIATHGHTPGHTSYVVESHGQKLVLMGDLIHVASVQFDNPTVTIGFDSDDKAAFASRKKVFDDAAKNGTLVAGAHLQFPGLGHIVAQGKAYRWIPVNYTRMR, encoded by the coding sequence ATGAACAAATTCCAGCGCACCCTGCTGGCCGCCGCCGTCACCGGCCTGGCTGCCGCCTTCGCCGCCGTCCCCGCCGTGCAAGCGGCCGCACCGATGGTCAAGAGCCCGGCCCCGGGCTACTTCCGCCTGATGGTCGGCGACTTCGAAGTCACCCCGATCAACGACGGCACCGTCGACCTGCCGGTCGACCAGCTGCTGCACGAAAACGCCGACACCACCCGCACCATCCTGTCGAAGAACTTCCTGAAAGCGCCGCTCGAGACTTCGGACAACGCCTACCTGGTCAACACCGGCAGCAAGCTGGTGTTGATCGACACCGGCGCCGGCGCCCTGTTCGGCCCGACCCTGGGCAAGTTCGTCAACAACCTGAAAGCGGCCGGCTACCAGCCCGAGCAGATCGACGAGATCTACATCACCCACATGCACGGCGACCACGTCGGCGGCCTGGTCAGCAACGGCCAGCGCGTGTTCCCGAACGCGTTAGTGCGCGCCGGCAAGGGCGACGCCGACTTCTGGCTGAGCCAGGCCAACATGGACAAGGCGCCTGCCGACAAGAAAGGCTTCTTCCAGGGCGCGATGACGGCGCTGAACCCCTACGTCCAGGCCGGCAAGTTCAAGGCGATCGAAGGCGATGGCGCGCTGGTGCCGGGCATCTCGGCCATCGCCACCCACGGCCACACCCCGGGCCACACCAGCTACGTGGTCGAAAGCCACGGCCAGAAGCTGGTGCTGATGGGCGACCTGATCCACGTGGCTTCGGTCCAGTTCGACAACCCGACCGTGACCATCGGCTTCGACAGCGACGACAAGGCCGCTTTCGCCTCGCGCAAGAAGGTGTTCGACGACGCCGCCAAGAACGGCACCCTGGTGGCCGGCGCCCACCTGCAGTTCCCGGGCCTGGGCCACATCGTCGCCCAGGGCAAGGCGTATCGCTGGATTCCGGTGAATTACACCCGGATGCGCTGA
- a CDS encoding alpha/beta hydrolase, with protein sequence MKTTLTLTALAASMICGAALAQDAAQPPKAEPHMQKVLDALKSLNGKPIETLSPQEARQQPTPADAVKKVLTDMGKSTAPEAGVTVKDMSVPVDGGSVPVHIYTPEGKGPFPVMVYYHGGGFVIADTKTYDASPRALAKMAKAIMVAVDYRQAPEHKFPAAPNDAYAAYLWTTQHAAEFNGDPKRVAVGGESAGGNLATVVSMMARDKKAQMPVHELLVYPVVDNDMNTPSYQRNANAKPLDKPMMAWFFKHYGADPASPYALPMKAASLKGLPPATIVAAEIDPLMSEGRAYAEKLKKDGVKVDYKLYKGVTHEFFGMGAVVPEAKDAEQFAADGLKKAFAK encoded by the coding sequence ATGAAGACCACCTTGACCCTTACCGCCCTCGCCGCTTCGATGATCTGCGGCGCCGCCCTGGCCCAGGACGCGGCCCAGCCGCCCAAGGCCGAACCGCACATGCAGAAGGTGCTGGACGCCCTCAAGTCCCTGAACGGCAAGCCGATCGAGACCCTGAGCCCGCAGGAAGCGCGCCAGCAGCCGACCCCGGCCGACGCAGTCAAGAAAGTGCTGACCGACATGGGCAAGAGCACCGCGCCGGAAGCCGGCGTGACCGTCAAGGACATGAGCGTGCCGGTCGACGGCGGCAGCGTCCCGGTGCACATCTACACGCCCGAGGGCAAGGGTCCGTTCCCGGTCATGGTCTACTACCACGGCGGCGGCTTCGTGATCGCCGACACCAAGACCTACGACGCCTCGCCGCGCGCACTGGCCAAGATGGCCAAGGCGATCATGGTCGCGGTCGACTACCGCCAGGCGCCGGAACATAAATTCCCAGCCGCCCCGAACGATGCCTACGCGGCCTACCTGTGGACCACCCAACACGCGGCCGAATTCAACGGCGATCCGAAGCGCGTGGCGGTCGGCGGCGAATCGGCCGGCGGCAACCTGGCCACCGTGGTGTCGATGATGGCGCGCGATAAAAAGGCCCAGATGCCGGTGCACGAGCTGCTGGTCTACCCGGTGGTCGACAACGACATGAACACCCCGTCCTACCAGCGCAACGCCAATGCCAAGCCGCTCGACAAGCCGATGATGGCCTGGTTCTTCAAGCACTACGGCGCCGATCCGGCCAGCCCGTACGCGCTGCCGATGAAGGCGGCTTCGCTGAAAGGCCTGCCGCCGGCGACCATCGTCGCCGCCGAGATCGACCCGCTGATGTCGGAAGGCCGGGCCTACGCCGAGAAGCTGAAGAAAGACGGCGTCAAGGTCGACTACAAGCTGTACAAGGGCGTGACGCACGAGTTCTTCGGCATGGGCGCGGTGGTGCCCGAGGCCAAGGACGCCGAGCAGTTCGCCGCCGACGGCCTGAAGAAAGCCTTCGCCAAGTAA
- a CDS encoding MarR family winged helix-turn-helix transcriptional regulator, translating to MRRYERFSENAVQAEGITPLQYLLLLHVKGFPGREWATVGELAERLQAKQHGVVALVSRCEAGGLVERRANAQDRRRVEVHLLPAGEAILTHLAAIHRAELRALQGKFTVPHLP from the coding sequence ATGCGGCGCTACGAGCGCTTTTCCGAAAACGCCGTGCAGGCCGAGGGCATCACACCTTTGCAGTACCTGCTGCTGCTGCACGTGAAGGGCTTTCCGGGCCGCGAATGGGCCACGGTCGGCGAGCTGGCCGAACGCCTGCAGGCCAAGCAGCACGGCGTGGTCGCGCTGGTGTCGCGCTGCGAAGCGGGCGGCCTGGTCGAGCGGCGCGCCAACGCCCAGGACCGGCGCCGCGTCGAAGTCCACCTGCTGCCCGCCGGCGAGGCGATCCTGACGCACCTGGCGGCGATCCACCGCGCCGAACTGCGCGCGCTGCAAGGCAAATTCACCGTCCCTCACCTGCCCTGA
- a CDS encoding chloride channel protein, which yields MQASLPRRDFSGDLRLLRIAALAAVIGAFSTLAARVLLLLIRFFTDLFFYGRFSLAELSPADNRLGAWVILVPAIGGLLIGLIARFGTEQIRGHGIPEAIEAILFKNSAMSPKVALLKPLASGIAIGSGGPFGAEGPIIMTSGAIGSLVAQHVRLTGGERKTLLVAGAVAGMMNAPVMAAVFAFEVTHDGNALLPLLAACAGAYGFTVLSMGRSILTEKIARRGRHIYREYGIDPLERHAVAEVMTTDVEWVDADATAAQVLASHFGPGQRHRAFPVLRDGLVAGMVDRGSLEHALARLAPDARIRDLVGLNPPLVALPGETCRAVAARLAVHKLERLPVVADPTAPRLLGLVSRSDLIQATAGLHAEEHERTALRGARARGRA from the coding sequence ATGCAAGCTTCGCTTCCGCGCCGCGATTTTTCCGGCGACCTCCGGCTGCTGCGCATCGCCGCCCTCGCCGCCGTGATCGGCGCCTTCAGCACGCTCGCCGCGCGCGTGCTGCTGCTCCTGATCCGCTTCTTCACCGACCTGTTCTTCTACGGACGGTTCTCGCTGGCCGAACTCTCGCCGGCCGACAACCGACTCGGCGCCTGGGTCATCCTGGTGCCGGCCATCGGCGGCCTGCTCATCGGCCTGATCGCGCGCTTCGGCACCGAGCAGATCCGCGGCCACGGCATCCCGGAAGCGATCGAGGCGATCCTGTTCAAGAACAGTGCGATGTCGCCCAAGGTCGCGCTCCTGAAACCGCTCGCCTCGGGCATCGCGATCGGCAGCGGCGGCCCGTTCGGCGCCGAAGGGCCGATCATCATGACCAGCGGCGCGATCGGCTCGCTGGTCGCCCAGCATGTCCGCCTGACCGGCGGCGAGCGCAAGACGCTGCTGGTGGCGGGCGCCGTGGCCGGCATGATGAACGCGCCGGTGATGGCGGCGGTGTTCGCGTTCGAAGTCACGCACGACGGCAATGCCCTGCTGCCGCTGCTGGCGGCCTGCGCCGGCGCCTATGGCTTCACCGTCTTGAGCATGGGCCGCTCGATCCTGACCGAAAAGATCGCCCGGCGCGGCCGCCACATCTATCGCGAATACGGCATCGATCCGCTCGAGCGCCACGCCGTGGCCGAGGTGATGACGACGGACGTCGAGTGGGTCGACGCCGACGCGACGGCCGCCCAGGTGCTGGCCTCGCATTTCGGCCCCGGCCAGCGCCACCGCGCCTTCCCGGTGCTGCGCGACGGCCTGGTGGCCGGCATGGTCGACCGGGGGTCGCTCGAACATGCCCTGGCGCGCTTGGCGCCCGATGCCCGCATCCGCGATCTGGTTGGCCTCAATCCGCCCCTGGTCGCCCTGCCCGGCGAAACCTGCCGCGCAGTCGCCGCCCGCCTGGCGGTGCACAAGCTGGAGCGCCTGCCGGTGGTGGCCGACCCCACAGCGCCCAGACTGCTGGGCCTGGTCAGCCGCAGCGACCTGATCCAGGCAACCGCCGGCCTGCATGCCGAGGAGCACGAGCGCACCGCCCTGCGCGGCGCACGCGCACGCGGGCGCGCCTGA